One Thermovirga sp. DNA segment encodes these proteins:
- a CDS encoding nodulation protein NfeD: MKKRPVLALSTLIAAAFLFLSAAGPAFCDEAEPPRAARTSVVAVVPTEGVIGIAFEEHIRESMARAEEEGAVIMVLVMDTPGGLSSSMREIIQLIQSAPFPVAAWISPQGARGASAGAFIVQASHIAAMAPGTNMGAAHPVVALGGDIPDTDMKKKVVSDFAAQMRSLAGLRRRDIAAAEKMVTESASYTSSEALEAEVIDLVANDIDGILDWAEGRIFLVGDEEQKFSLQGYRVVELSMDPRLKALQIISRPDMAYLLLVAGIFAIILEVLSPGGFVLGVTGGILALFGAYGLRMIPFNWAGIVFLLAGVAVMVLDLLLGGIGFLSVPGAGAIIVGGLILFRAPGGELLNMSYSFMTGAVAVLAAFFLFAAWAVWRSLKSRPVSGRDALVGSRVLAVSDLSPQGSVICHGEIWRARLSGEGRLESGAAAVVEEVEGLTLVVRPLASDEEAPQE; encoded by the coding sequence ATGAAAAAAAGACCGGTTTTGGCGCTTTCAACCCTCATCGCGGCGGCTTTTCTCTTTCTGTCGGCGGCGGGTCCGGCCTTTTGCGATGAGGCCGAGCCCCCGCGTGCGGCCAGGACATCGGTCGTCGCCGTGGTCCCCACCGAAGGCGTGATCGGCATCGCCTTCGAGGAGCATATCCGGGAGTCCATGGCCAGGGCGGAAGAGGAGGGGGCGGTCATCATGGTCCTCGTGATGGACACCCCTGGAGGCCTTTCGTCCTCGATGAGGGAGATCATCCAACTTATTCAGTCGGCCCCCTTCCCGGTGGCGGCCTGGATATCGCCCCAGGGGGCCAGGGGTGCCTCCGCCGGGGCTTTCATCGTCCAGGCTTCGCATATCGCGGCCATGGCCCCGGGGACGAACATGGGAGCGGCCCACCCCGTGGTGGCCCTGGGCGGCGATATCCCCGACACGGACATGAAGAAGAAGGTCGTCAGCGACTTCGCCGCCCAGATGAGGTCCCTGGCGGGACTGCGGAGACGCGACATAGCCGCGGCGGAAAAGATGGTGACCGAGAGCGCCTCCTACACCTCTTCCGAGGCGCTGGAGGCTGAGGTCATCGACCTCGTCGCCAACGACATCGACGGGATCCTCGACTGGGCGGAGGGCAGGATCTTCCTGGTGGGGGACGAAGAGCAAAAATTTTCGCTCCAGGGGTACCGGGTCGTTGAACTGAGTATGGATCCGAGGCTCAAGGCTCTTCAGATAATATCGAGGCCCGACATGGCCTATCTCCTGCTCGTCGCGGGTATCTTCGCGATCATCCTGGAGGTACTGTCGCCGGGCGGGTTCGTCCTCGGCGTCACGGGGGGTATACTGGCGCTGTTCGGGGCCTACGGGCTGAGGATGATCCCCTTCAACTGGGCCGGAATAGTGTTCCTCCTGGCAGGGGTCGCCGTCATGGTGTTGGACCTCCTCCTGGGCGGCATCGGCTTCCTGAGCGTGCCCGGCGCCGGGGCGATCATCGTGGGGGGCCTCATCCTCTTCAGGGCCCCGGGAGGTGAGCTTTTGAATATGTCCTACAGTTTTATGACCGGAGCCGTGGCGGTTCTCGCCGCGTTCTTCCTTTTCGCTGCCTGGGCCGTCTGGCGATCCCTGAAGAGCCGGCCCGTCTCCGGCAGGGATGCCTTGGTGGGGAGCAGGGTCCTGGCCGTTTCGGATCTTTCGCCCCAGGGAAGCGTGATATGTCATGGCGAGATATGGAGGGCCAGGCTCTCGGGGGAGGGTCGCCTCGAGTCGGGGGCGGCGGCTGTCGTCGAGGAGGTTGAAGGCCTCACCCTCGTCGTCAGGCCCCTGGCATCGGACGAAGAAGCACCGCAGGAATGA